One Nicotiana tomentosiformis chromosome 4, ASM39032v3, whole genome shotgun sequence genomic window carries:
- the LOC104117811 gene encoding probable serine/threonine-protein kinase At1g01540, which translates to MSGFLSDELSKRTSIFGLRLWVVLGICVGAAIVLVLFLISLWFTTKRNNKKTTLSVSAKKNKNNNPNIPKVSKEIQEIRIDPSRTLPENPKLLPPPVPDPLPEPEEDTQNSSGHQRIHIEVGKGHKIAYPDRVGLGGGSSHGSGEVCSVEQAIIAVPEVSHLGWGHWYTLRELEIATNFFADENVIGEGGYGIVYRGVMEDSSNVAVKNLLNNRGQAEREFKVEVEAIGRVRHKNLVRLLGYCAEGAHRILVYEYVDNGNLEQWIHGDVGPCSPLTWEIRMNIILGTAKGLTYLHEGLEPKVVHRDIKSSNILLDKQWNPKVSDFGLAKLLGAEKSYITTRVMGTFGYVAPEYASTGMLNERSDVYSFGILIMEIISGRNPVDYSRPPGEVTLVDWLKIMVSNRNAEGVLDPKLAEKPSSRALKRVLLVALRCVDPNAQKRPKMGHVIHMLEADDFPFRDERRASREHGRLYRDGVKERVMDKRIIESGDSSGYESSVHTNRSFLRKQETDDEHQ; encoded by the exons atgtcTGGGTTTCTGAGCGATGAACTCTCAAAAAGAACCTCAATTTTTGGTCTACGTTTATGGGTCGTTTTGGGTATTTGCGTTGGAGCTGCAATTGTGTTAGTTCTCTTCCTTATCTCTCTCTGGTTCACTACAAAACGTAACAATAAAAAAACAACTCTTTCAGTTTCAGctaagaaaaacaaaaacaacaacCCCAATATTCCTAAGGTATCCAAAGAAATTCAAGAAATCCGAATTGACCCATCACGGACTCTACCCGAAAACCCGAAATTACTCCCACCTCCGGTTCCGGACCCATTACCCGAACCCGAGGAAGACACCCAGAATTCAAGTGGTCATCAGAGAATCCATATTGAAGTCGGAAAGGGTCATAAGATTGCCTATCCGGATCGGGTCGGGTTAGGTGGCGGGTCAAGTCATGGTAGTGGAGAAGTATGTTCTGTTGAGCAGGCTATTATTGCTGTGCCTGAGGTTTCACATTTGGGGTGGGGCCATTGGTATACACTGAGAGAGCTTGAGATTGCAACTAATTTCTTTGCTGATGAAAATGTGATTGGTGAAGGTGGTTATGGAATTGTTTACCGTGGAGTTATGGAAGATAGCAGTAACGTTGCTGTTAAGAATTTGCTCAATAACAG GGGACAAGCAGAGAGGGAGTTTAAGGTTGAGGTTGAAGCAATTGGTCGAGTTCGGCATAAGAATTTGGTGAGGTTACTCGGTTACTGTGCTGAGGGAGCTCACAG GATTCTTGTGTATGAGTATGTGGACAACGGGAACTTAGAACAGTGGATCCATGGAGATGTAGGGCCGTGCAGTCCTCTTACATGGGAAATTAGAATGAATATCATTCTTGGAACAGCTAAAGG GTTAACCTATCTGCATGAGGGCCTCGAACCCAAGGTTGTTCACCGTGACATTAAATCAAGCAATATTTTGCTCGATAAGCAATGGAATCCAAAGGTGTCAGACTTTGGCTTGGCAAAGCTTTTGGGCGCTGAAAAGAGCTACATTACTACTCGGGTTATGGGAACATTTGG TTACGTTGCTCCGGAATATGCTAGCACTGGCATGTTGAATGAGAGAAGTGATGTGTATAGTTTTGGAATTCTTATTATGGAGATCATTAGTGGAAGGAATCCGGTGGATTACAGCCGTCCTCCTGGAGAG GTAACTCTGGTTGATTGGCTTAAAATAATGGTTTCAAACCGGAATGCGGAGGGTGTTTTGGATCCCAAGTTGGCGGAGAAGCCTTCTTCAAGAGCACTGAAACGTGTCCTTTTGGTAGCATTACGCTGTGTCGACCCCAATGCTCAGAAGAGGCCAAAAATGGGACATGTGATACACATGCTTGAAGCTGATGATTTTCCCTTCCGTGAT GAGCGACGAGCTTCGAGGGAACATGGTCGCTTATATCGTGATGGCGTGAAAGAGAGGGTAATGGACAAGCGTATAATTGAATCAGGTGATAGCAGTGGATACGAAAGTAGTGTGCACACCAACCGGTCTTTCTTGAGGAAGCAAGAAACTGATGATGAGCACCAGTAG